In a genomic window of Calditrichota bacterium:
- a CDS encoding pirin family protein → MITIRRSADRAYFDHGWLKTYHTFSFADYYDPRWVAFRHLRVMNEDWFGPGGGFGMHPHRDMEILTYIIEGELEHRDSLGSGGVIRPGDVQRMTAGRGIIHSEFNPTEDQTCHLLQIWLLPQARSLDPSYEQMHFPAEAKANRLCRIASADGRDGAMMIQQQAEVLAGVFESGQVTDYAAVAERYYWVQLIEGGLRVNGESLEPGDAAAMHGEARLRLEMPNDAHFLLFDMA, encoded by the coding sequence ATGATTACCATACGACGTTCGGCGGATCGGGCTTATTTCGACCACGGCTGGCTAAAGACCTATCACACCTTCTCGTTTGCCGACTACTACGACCCGCGGTGGGTCGCATTCCGTCATTTGCGAGTTATGAATGAGGACTGGTTCGGTCCCGGCGGGGGGTTTGGGATGCACCCGCACCGCGATATGGAGATACTCACCTACATCATCGAGGGAGAACTTGAGCATCGCGACAGTCTCGGGTCGGGCGGCGTGATCCGTCCGGGGGACGTCCAGCGGATGACGGCCGGGCGCGGGATTATTCATAGCGAATTCAATCCGACCGAGGATCAGACCTGCCACCTCCTTCAGATCTGGCTCCTTCCGCAGGCTCGCAGCCTCGATCCCTCCTACGAGCAGATGCACTTCCCCGCTGAAGCGAAGGCGAACCGTCTCTGTCGGATCGCCTCGGCAGACGGACGCGACGGCGCGATGATGATTCAACAGCAGGCTGAAGTCCTGGCGGGGGTTTTCGAGTCGGGGCAGGTAACGGACTATGCTGCTGTTGCAGAGCGCTACTACTGGGTGCAGTTGATCGAGGGCGGACTTAGGGTCAATGGGGAGTCGCTGGAACCGGGCGATGCTGCAGCGATGCATGGCGAAGCGAGGCTCAGGTTAGAAATGCCTAATGATGCGCACTTTCTGCTGTTCGATATGGCGTAG